The proteins below are encoded in one region of Pseudomonadota bacterium:
- a CDS encoding F0F1 ATP synthase subunit gamma, protein MTDLQGVEKRIKSVQTVRSVVSTMRALSAVQMRNAASVIEALRSYERQLATTLAWLRSPALTPPPCRSVVTIALGTDQGLCGALPRRVVQCAIAHVREQGERRAGLVAVGLRTAELLEARGEATLAAFAAPSSLHGIDGLVESLAGLMLPELERGGWDGIDVVYTRQQSSGSARPQVVRVYPVVRQALAVPKEALPRLPPHTYAKEHDTVFRLLEEWTYVALYQAAVEAHAAEQAARLRTTDAATHNADNKLDELKLAHNHLRQELVTQELQELTSGFEAG, encoded by the coding sequence ATGACGGATCTGCAAGGCGTCGAAAAGCGCATCAAGAGCGTGCAGACCGTGCGCAGCGTCGTTTCCACCATGCGCGCGCTGTCTGCAGTACAAATGCGCAATGCCGCAAGCGTGATCGAGGCGCTGCGCAGCTACGAGCGCCAGCTTGCGACGACCCTGGCGTGGCTGAGAAGCCCGGCCCTCACACCGCCCCCGTGTCGCAGTGTGGTGACCATCGCGCTCGGCACGGACCAGGGCTTGTGCGGGGCGCTGCCGCGGCGCGTCGTGCAGTGCGCTATCGCGCACGTGCGAGAGCAGGGTGAGCGCAGAGCGGGGCTCGTCGCAGTGGGGCTGCGCACGGCTGAGTTATTGGAAGCTCGTGGGGAGGCCACGCTGGCCGCCTTTGCCGCGCCCAGCTCCCTGCACGGGATCGACGGCCTGGTGGAGAGCCTTGCCGGTCTCATGCTGCCGGAGCTGGAGCGCGGCGGCTGGGACGGCATTGATGTCGTCTACACGCGGCAACAGAGCTCCGGCAGTGCACGGCCACAGGTCGTGCGCGTCTACCCGGTAGTGCGCCAGGCCCTCGCCGTGCCCAAAGAGGCGCTGCCGCGCCTGCCCCCGCACACCTATGCAAAGGAGCACGACACGGTGTTCCGACTGCTGGAGGAGTGGACCTACGTCGCGCTCTATCAGGCCGCGGTCGAGGCTCACGCCGCCGAACAGGCCGCGCGCCTGCGCACGACCGACGCAGCGACGCACAACGCAGACAACAAGCTCGATGAGCTCAAGCTCGCGCACAACCATCTACGCCAGGAGCTGGTGACGCAGGAGCTGCAGGAGCTGACGAGCGGCTTCGAGGCGGGATAA